Proteins from a genomic interval of Thamnophis elegans isolate rThaEle1 chromosome 2, rThaEle1.pri, whole genome shotgun sequence:
- the LOC116504241 gene encoding zinc finger protein 420-like isoform X1 — protein sequence MHTGETPNECSECGKVFYYSSHPFEDKRTYSDGNPFQCSQCDKSFRKDTPLLIRQKTHTGGKPYECMDCGKHFTYNSHLVKHQRTHTGEKPYECPDCRKRFRTNSHLMAHKRTHTGEKPHQCMECGKSFSRNSQLVIHQRTHTGENLYECLDCGKSFSQNSHLVVHQRTHTGEKPYECPYCGKRFSYSSNLAAHQRIHTGEKSNECPDCGKSFSRNSYLVIHHRTHTGEKPYECPDCGKSFIHSSELVRHQRTHTGEKPYECPDCGKTFSQSSSLVSHRRTHTGEKPYECPDCGKTFSQSCYLVIHERTHTGEKPYECLYCGKSFIRNYSLVIHQRTHTGEKPYKCMDCGKSFRLNSHLVVHQRTHSEKKPYECQDCGESFSQNCLLVYHQRRHTGEKPYECPDCGKSFSNNSHLVVHQSIHTGEKPYECQECGKTFSRNSHLLIHQRSHTGEKPYECQECGKTFSRNSHLVIHQRTHTGEKPYECPDCGKGFTTKSKLVVHVALHIGEKPFKCPECGRSFTQNSSLTAHKKIHMRQKVMSLEKS from the coding sequence ATGCACACCGGAGAAACCCCGAATGAATGCTCAGAGTGTGGAAAGGTATTTTACTACAGCTCTCATCCTTTTGAGGATAAAAGGACCTACAGTGATGGGAATCCATTCCAATGCTCTCAGTGTGATAAGAGTTTTCGCAAGGACACACCCCTACTGATTCGCCAGAAGACACACACAGGTGGAAAACCATATGAGTGTATGGATTGTGGGAAACATTTTACTTacaattcccacctggtgaaacaccagaggactcacacaggggagaaaccttatgagtgtccagattgCAGGAAAAGGTTCCGTACTAATTCACACCTGATGGCCcacaagaggactcacacaggggagaaaccacaCCAGTGTATggaatgtgggaaaagtttcagtcggaattccCAACTAGTTATTcaccagaggacacacacaggagagaatcTATATGAATGTttggactgtgggaaaagtttcagtcagaattcccatttggtggtacaccagaggacacacacaggagagaaaccgtatgaatgtccatattgtgggaaacgtttcagttACAGTTCCAATCTGGCAGCACACCAAAGAATTCACACTGGGGAGAAATCAAATGAGtgtccggattgtgggaaaagtttcagtcggaattcctacctggtgatacaccacaggactcacactggggagaaaccgtatgaatgtcctgattgtgggaaaagtttcattcaCAGTTCTGaactggtgagacaccagaggacgcacacaggagaaaaaccatatgaatgtCCAGACTGCGGGAAAACTTTCAGTCAGAGTTCCAGCTTGGTGTCACACAGGAGgactcacactggggagaaaccgtatgagtgtccagattgtgggaaaactTTCAGTCAGAGTTGTTACCTGGTTATACATGAGCgaactcacacaggggagaaaccatatgagtgtctatattgtgggaaaagtttcattcgGAATTACTCCTTAGTgatacaccaaaggactcacacaggggagaaaccgtaCAAATGtatggattgtgggaaaagtttccgtCTTAATTCCCACCTGGTAGTCCATCAGAGGACTCACTCGGAGAAGAAACCTTACGAGTGCCAGGATTGTGgggaaagtttcagtcagaattgccTTTTGGTATACCACCAGAGGcgacacacaggagagaaaccatatgagtgtccagattgtgggaaaagtttcagtaacaACTCCCACCTGGTGGTGCACCAGAGTATTCACACAGGTGAGAAGCCGTATGAGTGCCAGGAATGTGGGAAAACGTTTAGTCGTAATTCTCACCTGCTGATACATCAGAGgtctcacacaggggagaaaccatatgagtgtcagGAGTGTGGGAAAACTTTCAGTCGGAATTCCCACTTGGTgatacaccaaagaactcacacaggagagaaaccatatgagtgtcctgattgtgggaaaggtttcactACTAAGTCCAAACTTGTAGTTCATGTAGCTTTACACATTGGGGAGAAACCATTCAAATGCCCAGAATGCGGACGTAGCTTCACACAAAATTCCTCTCTTACTGCACACAAGAAAATCCACATGAGGCAGAAAGTAATGAGTCTGGAAAAGTCTTGA